In one window of Methanoculleus chikugoensis DNA:
- the uppS gene encoding polyprenyl diphosphate synthase, protein MLRSGIEPLYERYLKWQVKHVPRHVAVIQDGNRRYAREQGLDTAVGHRLGADATEQVLDWACDLGVQHITLYTFSTENFRRDSSELESLFRLFREKFVAVMKDERVHKNHIRVQMIGDRSLLPGELLATIDAAEEATRHYNDYFINIALAYGGRNEIVHAARSILDEVRDGAIDPAAIDPATVEAHLNRGAPIPPVDLIIRTGNDYRTSNFLPWLANGHESAVYFCAPYWPAFRKIDLLRAMRVYDQRMRLKERVARGG, encoded by the coding sequence ATGTTGCGATCGGGGATCGAACCTCTCTACGAGCGTTACCTGAAGTGGCAGGTGAAGCACGTCCCCCGGCATGTCGCGGTGATCCAGGACGGGAACCGCCGGTATGCCCGGGAACAGGGGCTCGATACAGCGGTCGGCCACCGGCTCGGGGCGGATGCGACCGAGCAGGTCCTCGACTGGGCGTGCGACCTCGGCGTGCAGCACATCACGCTCTACACCTTCTCCACGGAGAACTTCCGGAGGGATAGCAGCGAGCTCGAATCGCTCTTTCGCCTCTTCCGGGAGAAGTTCGTTGCGGTCATGAAGGATGAGCGGGTACACAAAAACCATATCCGGGTGCAGATGATCGGCGATCGATCCCTCCTCCCCGGCGAACTCCTTGCAACCATCGATGCGGCGGAGGAGGCGACCCGGCACTACAACGATTACTTCATCAACATCGCGCTCGCCTACGGCGGCCGGAACGAGATCGTGCACGCCGCCCGGTCGATCCTCGACGAGGTCAGGGATGGCGCCATCGACCCGGCGGCCATCGACCCCGCGACCGTTGAGGCCCACCTCAACCGGGGAGCGCCCATCCCTCCTGTCGACCTGATCATCCGTACCGGCAACGATTACCGGACCTCGAACTTCCTCCCCTGGCTCGCGAACGGCCATGAGTCGGCCGTCTACTTCTGCGCCCCCTACTGGCCGGCGTTCAGGAAGATCGACCTTCTGCGGGCGATGCGGGTCTACGACCAGCGCATGCGGCTCAAGGAGCGCGTTGCCCGGGGGGGCTGA
- a CDS encoding radical SAM protein, whose amino-acid sequence MPQESGVPPGGQFLSPGCVLCHQGAKMVLFVTGRCRRTCWYCPLSRERKGRDVVFANERQVSSPSEAIEVAESMSALGTGVTGGEPLLELDRVVEYCHALKERFGPDHQIHLYTGLAPDEAVLRRLQGLVDEIRLHPPHEVWPQIIETDFARSAALARKMGFLVGIEVPALPGIEDLAAALPLFDFLNINELEWGETCAAAMRDRGLELDDGMHNAVKGARQWAERLTGDPKVHFCSSVFKDSVQLRERLKRIAANTARPFEEVTDDGTVVYGVLEPEGAVDGFLEGLDDDEYAVFEGRIEMAWWVLTEHGAGLPGKKYVVERYPNGGMVVEVTPL is encoded by the coding sequence ATGCCGCAGGAGTCGGGAGTACCCCCCGGCGGGCAGTTCCTCTCGCCGGGGTGCGTCCTCTGCCACCAGGGAGCGAAGATGGTCCTCTTTGTGACCGGCCGGTGTCGCCGCACCTGCTGGTACTGTCCGCTTTCACGTGAGCGAAAAGGCCGGGACGTGGTCTTTGCAAACGAACGGCAGGTCTCGTCGCCGTCCGAGGCCATCGAGGTTGCGGAGAGCATGAGCGCTCTCGGGACCGGCGTCACCGGCGGCGAACCGCTCCTCGAACTCGACCGGGTGGTGGAGTACTGCCACGCTCTCAAGGAGCGCTTCGGCCCGGATCACCAGATCCACCTCTACACCGGCCTTGCGCCGGACGAAGCCGTGCTCCGGCGCCTGCAGGGGCTGGTCGACGAGATCCGGCTCCACCCGCCTCATGAGGTCTGGCCGCAGATTATCGAGACCGATTTTGCCCGATCCGCCGCCCTCGCCCGGAAGATGGGCTTCCTTGTCGGCATCGAGGTGCCGGCGCTCCCGGGGATCGAGGATCTTGCCGCCGCCCTCCCGCTCTTCGACTTCCTCAACATCAACGAGCTGGAGTGGGGCGAGACCTGCGCCGCCGCCATGCGCGACCGCGGGCTCGAACTCGACGACGGGATGCACAACGCCGTGAAGGGTGCCCGCCAGTGGGCGGAGAGACTCACCGGCGACCCGAAAGTTCACTTCTGCTCGTCGGTCTTCAAGGACTCGGTCCAGCTACGGGAACGGTTAAAGCGGATCGCTGCCAACACTGCGCGTCCGTTCGAGGAGGTGACGGATGACGGAACCGTTGTCTACGGGGTGCTCGAGCCGGAAGGTGCCGTCGACGGATTCCTGGAGGGTCTCGATGACGATGAGTATGCAGTTTTTGAGGGGCGGATCGAGATGGCGTGGTGGGTGCTCACCGAACACGGCGCCGGGCTGCCGGGGAAGAAGTATGTCGTCGAGCGCTACCCGAACGGCGGCATGGTGGTCGAGGTGACGCCGCTCTGA